The Xanthomonas sp. DAR 80977 nucleotide sequence GGCGACATCGGCGTACCCGCCTCGGCCGCGCCGATGGATTTTTCCGGCTGGTTCGAGGCGTTCCTGGACGGGCAGTGGTACACCTTCGACGCGCGCCACAACCTGCCGCGCATCGGCCGCGTACTGATCGCGCGCGGCCGCGACGCCGCCGACGTGGCGATCAGCAATACCTTCGGCTACAACACGCTGGAATCGTTCGTGGTGTGGACCGACGAGACCGACCAGGCACGGCTGGATCCGCGCCCGGCCGCCGCCAGCGCCGTCGGCACCGGTGCCGCGGCGCTGCATACCGAAGGGCTGTATCTCTAGCGCGGTTCCGACCCAGGCACGCTCGCTTGCGGCGGCGCGAGTCGGGCACGACCGCTGGTCCGCGCCCTGCAGGCGAGTCCCCCCTGCAGGGACATGAGACCCAGTGATACAGGGGCGGGCGTCCTGTGGGAGGGACTTCAGTCCCGGCTGCAGGAACTCCCGGGACCCCAGCCCTGCTCTCATCGGCCCGTTCGGGACAGCTTCCCTCGAAAAGGGGGCCATGGTCCCGCAGGGAGCAGGAAGCGCCGCGCGCCGCGTGGCTGGCCGCGACACACCCCGGCAAGAGCGCGCAAACGCCGCGACGTAGCATCGCCCGACTCGTCGTTTGCCGGAGTCTCGCCGTGTTCGTCCGCCGTCGCTGCCCACCCCTCCTGCTGCTGGTGCTGATGCTGCAGGTCCCGGCATTCGCCCAATCCATCGCCAGCGATCCGCCAGCGCAATGGCAGGCCGACGCCAAGGCCAACAGGAAAGCCGCCAAGCAGGCCGAGAAGGCCGCCGAACGCGCCGCGCCGCGGCAAGCGGCGGCGGGCGGTCCACCGCCCGGCGGCGAGGGGCCGGACGCAGGCCCTGGCGGGCCGGGCGGCAAGGCAGGTCCAGGCGGCCCGCCGGGCGGACCCGGCGGCGGCTCCGGCGCGCGCCGCGCCAGCGGTCCGCTGCAGATGCTGCGTCCGGAGATGGAGTTCGCCGCGCCGTTGACCGACACCCTGCTGCTGTACCGCACCCGCGAATCGGTGGTGTTCGGGCGCCGCGACAGCAGCGAGGTGGTGATGCTGCCGCTGTCCGGCGCGCGCGTGCAGATCGCGCCCGGCGTGCAGGCGCTGCTGCACGACAACGCCGACGGCATGCTGGTGGAGATCAGCACCAGCAACGGCATCCGCGTGTCCTATCGCTATGTCGCCGATGCGCAGGATCCGGACAGCCTGCGGGTGCACATCCGCGCCGAGGGCCATGCCGAATCGCAGCGCGGCGGGGTGTTCGAGGTCGATCGCGTGTACCGCCGCGCCAACGCCGCGAAACGCAAGGGCTGAGCCGCACCGCATCGCGGCCGGCGCGGCCGGTTGCGACCCCGCCCGCGCCGACGGCGCATGCATTGCCGTTCCGCCCACCTGATGCCGTGTGCCGCGACCGGCGGCACACGGCATGCCCGCGTCAGGCGAAGGCGTCGGTCGCGCGCACCAGCGCGTCGACGTTCTCGGTCTCGAATGCGGAATGGCCCGCGCTCGGGGTGATCTGCAGCGTCGCCTTCGGCCAGGCCTTGTGCAGCTCCCAGGCGCTTTGCAGCGGGCACACCACGTCGTAACGGCCCTGCACGATCACGCCGGGGATGTCGGCGATCCTGCCCGCGTCGCGCAGCAGCTGGTCCTCCACTTCGAAGAAGCCGCCGTTGACGAAGTAGTGGTTCTCGATGCGCGCGAACGCCAGCGCGAACTGCGCGTCCTCGTGGCCGCTGACGAAATCCACATCCACGTGCAGGAAGCTGGTGGCGCCTTCCCACACGCTCCAGGCGCGCGCGGCGGCCAGGCGCGTGGCCTGGTCGTCGCTGGTCAGGCGGCGATGGAACGCGGAGATCAGGTCGGCGCGCTCCACCGGCGGAATCGCGGCGACGTAGTGTTCCCAGGCATCGGGGAACAGCCGGCTGGCGCCTTCCTGATAGAACCACTCCAGTTCCCAGCGGCGCAGCATGAAGATGCCGCGCAGCACCAGTTCGGTGACGCGCTGCGGATGGGTCTGCGCGTAGGCCAGCGCCAGGGTCGAGCCCCAGCTGCCGCCGAACACCTGCCAGCGCGCGATGCCGAGCGTCTCGCGCAGCTTCTCGATGTCGGCCACCAGGTCCCAGGTGGTGTTGTCGACCAGGTCCGCATGCGGCGTGGAGCGGCCGGAGCCGCGCTGGTCGAACAGCACGATGCGGTACTTGGCCGGATCGTGGAAGCGGCGCATCTTGGCATTGCAGCCGCCGCCCGGCCCGCCGTGCAGCAGCACCACCGGCTTGCCCTGCGGGTTGCCGCACTGTTCGTAATACAGCGTGTGGCGCGCATCCACCGGCAGCGTGCCGCTGTCGAACGGTTCGATCTCGGGGTATAGCGTGCGCATGACGGCTCCTGCGGGAAAACCCGATTTTAGCGGGGAAGCCCCAGCCCTGCCGCGTTCGCCGTTGCCGCCGGCCGAGCGCCGCCGCGGACACGGCCGCGTGCGCTCGCTTCAGGCGGCCGGCCAGCGCCCCAGCGTGACCCGGTCGCGCGCTTCCAGGTCCTGGTGGGTCGCCACCGCGGCGAAGCCCGCCGCCGCCAGCAGCGCGCGCACCGCTTCGCCCTGGTCCCAGCCGTGCTCGAGCAGCAGCCAGCCGCCCGGCAGCAGGTGCGCCGGCGCGGCGGCGACGATCCGGCGGATGTCGTCCAGGCCGTCGGCGCCGGAGGCCAAGGCGCTGGCCGGTTCGTAGCGCAGGTCGCCCTGCGCCAGGTGCGGGTCGCCGGCGGCGATGTAGGGCGGGTTGCTGGCGACCAGGTCGAAGCGCTGCCCGGCCAGCGGCGCCAGCCAGGCGCCGTGGGCGAAGGCGACGTTGTCCAGGCGATGCGTGCGCGCGTTGGCCTGCGCCACCGCCAGCGCCGCTTCGCTCAGGTCGGTGGCCAGCACCTGAGCCTGCGGCCGCTCGCTGGCCAGCGCCAGCGCGATCGCGCCGCTGCCGGTGCCCAGGTCGGCGATGCGCCGGCCCGGTGCCGCGTCCACCCGTTCCAGCGCCAGCTCGACCAGCCGCTCGGTGTCCGCGCGCGGGATCAGCGTGGCCGGGCCGACCGCCAGGTCCAGGGTCCAGAAACCGCGGCGCCCGGTCAGGTAGGCCACCGGCTCGCCCTGCGCGCGCCGCGCCAGCAGTTCGCCGAAGCGCTGCGTGTCCGGCACCGGCAGCGGATCGCGGGCGTGCGCGAACAGCCAGGCGCGGTCGCGCTGCAGGGCATGGATCAGCAAGGCTTCGGCGTCGGCGCGCTCGATCTGCGCGCAGGCCGCGCGCAGCAGGGACTCGGGGGTGGAGGCGTTCATCGGCGTCACGATGCCGCAGCGGTCCGGAAAAGCC carries:
- the pip gene encoding prolyl aminopeptidase: MRTLYPEIEPFDSGTLPVDARHTLYYEQCGNPQGKPVVLLHGGPGGGCNAKMRRFHDPAKYRIVLFDQRGSGRSTPHADLVDNTTWDLVADIEKLRETLGIARWQVFGGSWGSTLALAYAQTHPQRVTELVLRGIFMLRRWELEWFYQEGASRLFPDAWEHYVAAIPPVERADLISAFHRRLTSDDQATRLAAARAWSVWEGATSFLHVDVDFVSGHEDAQFALAFARIENHYFVNGGFFEVEDQLLRDAGRIADIPGVIVQGRYDVVCPLQSAWELHKAWPKATLQITPSAGHSAFETENVDALVRATDAFA
- the prmC gene encoding peptide chain release factor N(5)-glutamine methyltransferase gives rise to the protein MNASTPESLLRAACAQIERADAEALLIHALQRDRAWLFAHARDPLPVPDTQRFGELLARRAQGEPVAYLTGRRGFWTLDLAVGPATLIPRADTERLVELALERVDAAPGRRIADLGTGSGAIALALASERPQAQVLATDLSEAALAVAQANARTHRLDNVAFAHGAWLAPLAGQRFDLVASNPPYIAAGDPHLAQGDLRYEPASALASGADGLDDIRRIVAAAPAHLLPGGWLLLEHGWDQGEAVRALLAAAGFAAVATHQDLEARDRVTLGRWPAA